Genomic segment of Malus domestica chromosome 15, GDT2T_hap1:
AGAAAGTACACGAAGCCATCGGTCAGAGTCAGGAAACCGATATAAAGATCGCTATCAGATGAATTGGTCATCAGAAATCCGAATGACGAATAACCGTATGAACTTGGTCCGGATGTGTACACTTTTGTAGAAAGCCGATCGAGTCTAGACTCTAGAGTGAGTATTTACCCTTTTGTATATAAACAAGTCAAGCTACTTCAGGTGATCGGCTAGGAAGCTCGTCTCTTAACTGGAACGAGAAGAACTAACACGAGGCATGTCACACCCCGGATTCAGGATCGGTGGGACGAGAAGAACTAACACAGAGTTTCACAAGGCATGCACTATTTTGTTTTGACAAGGCTACAATATGCCGTAActacaaatttacaaattaaatgttAAAAATCTCACCAAATTAGAACAAATTATGTACAAATTGATGTGTCCTAGGACTAACAATGCGCGTGGAGGCCAGGGGGTTGAATTTTTCATCAGTCAAGAGAGAGAGCTGTGGCCCGTGGGTGTAGGATGGAAACCGAGTCACCGGAGGTTCTTTTACAAAAGGATGGAAAGCAGCCCCCTTCCCTCCTCCTTTCCAAGATCCCAAATCGGAGTgaccacctcctcctcctaaACCCCGCCGAACCCTACTTGACGACTCCCCCACCCCCACcgcgaaaaaaaaaacccctaattcaataagaaataaatctTGTATGggttaatctaacatctaatctaataaaatctatggtttgaaaaaaataaaaataaaaataaaccctaattagatttcttttaaaaaaagttattttttaattaggacttttaagttaatttgttttaccgaaaaagaaaagaaaaaaaggcatAAGTCTTACTTGTTTGACCAGAGTTCcagtccaattcatccaatgaTTATGAAGTTAACCTAGCCCtataccctaaaccctaatcccttTTTCTGTTTTATCAGAATGGATGGATTACAGCGACCAAAGTGTTTATGATGACGAAGACACTGGCTTTGTTGAAGAAGACGAAGATGACGACAATGAGGCAGCCAATGAATTTGGTAATGTCCAAGAAGACAACATCGACACAGATGATCAGCCGAAGCAAAATAACTCTCTTTTGAAAGAAGACGACGTTTGGCAACAACGTCAGGAGGAGGATATTGCtggggcttaaaaagacttcattactttggagatgtttatctcacaaagaagaatgtaacgCATTTGAATTGATAGACAAGAGAAAAAGAACAATCAGAGTGTTACACAAAATTTTTTATTCTCACACAAATGTACAAGaaaaaacactcaaacactctcaCACTTCTTAGCTCTTCCTCACTTCTTGCTCTCTTACTTACTCTCacttcttgtttctttgttacacaACACCACACACCTATTTATAGGTGGTGTTCACCGACTATCCTTGTTACCACCGACTTGAGCATTGCAGCAATGACCACATGATTTGCTGCCTCTAGATCTTTCTTTAGCTTGGATATTTTAGGTGATAACCGACTGAAATTGCTGGAATTTTCCAGCTATATTACCGACATAGATTTTCTAGCATTTGCACACATTGGCTTTGAGTTGGATCACTTGTCTTGGGCCGAAGACAAGATTAACGCTTAACAGATATCACAAGTATCTCTACTGTTCTTTTGATAACAAAATCTGCAGCCTCCATCCTTCTCCCTCAGTTCAACTGGAGCATTAGTAGACTCAACGACGAGTGGTTCGCTAATGAAGATGAAACCCGAGAAAAGGTAGGGTTGTTGAGGAAGCCTGTGGTTCAGTTCAATGCTGCAGATTTAATCACTTGTAAAatatgttttgatgaattttcgTATGGATGCGGGAGTGTTTTGTCTGCTGTTTGTGGTCATCCATATTGTCGAGAATGCTGGACACGTTACGTTAGCACAGCGATCAATGACGGTCCTCCATGTTTGCTGACGAGATGTCCCGAACCATCCTGCAAAGCAGCAGTTGGTCCGGATTTAATTGGTGTGGTTACAGCCAAAGAAGATCATGAGAGGTATAAGCACTTCCTTTTAAGATCTTACATCGAAGGTCATAGGAAGATCAAGTGGTGTCCTGCTCCGAATTGTCAGTACGCTGTGCAATTTAATGCTGATGGTTCAGGAAACTATGATGTTTCGTGCCTTTGCTCGAACAGTTTCTGCTGGAACTGCACTGTGGAGATTCATCGTCCCGTGGACTGTGCGACGGCGGGGAAGTGGACTGCGAAGAACAAGGATGAACGTCACAACGCAAAATGGATACTTGTGAACACCAAGCCTTGTCCCAAATGCAAAGGACCGATAAATAAAGACGGAGGGTGTAATGTTATGAGATGCAGTGTTTGTTGTTGAAATGTAATCTTGTTTTGGCCTAAAGATAATGGATCCAGCCCATgcacaaagaaagatccatgtacatgctagagaattctagcaaagttcaagttggtggaagagtctagaagaattgtgaggattccaccaacatacaagattagtgtagataattctagcataggaaggtagtggaattgTCTAGATATATCTAGTatgatgtttccatgcttctccaaggttccatccatgcctataaaaggagaaggcatccacaccatttgaaacaaccaagagagcaagtagtgagaagtgagaagaagcaacaaagcttctaagagtgtttgagtgtttcctcttgtactaagtttgagagtgaataaaaatcttgtgtaatacattgagtgttctttctttctcttgcctatcaattccgctgcattacatttttctttgtgagataaacgtttccaaagtagtgaagtctttttaagccccaacatTTGTAGGTTCCAATTTTGCTGGTTATGTCTCTGCGAATTCAAAAAATGTCATTGCCACAGTTATAACCGTGGTAATTTTGTGGCTGAAGAGAGGGGAAAGAAAGAGGCAAAGAAATATCTGGAGAAGTACATTTATTACTATGAACGTTGGGCAAACAATATATCTTCAAAGAAAAAAGCTATGGAGGATTTCAATAGGTTGCAAAGTGAtgaaattcaactatttctgaAATACAATGTCAATCAGGTCTTGAGCTCAAGTTCATTATCGAGGCCTGGCAACAGATCATTGAAGCTAGGCAGATACTCCGGTGGAGCTATGCATATGGGTACTATATCCCCGAGGATGAGCTGTTGAAGTTGAAGCTATTTGAGCACTTGCTAGGGCACGCAGTGTTCAGCCTCGAGAGGCTGACAAACGCGACTGCAAATTATTTTGACAAGCTGGTTAGAGCGTTGGAGAGTGGCCTCTCGGAGATAAACCCTAATTATGGGAACTATTGGGCTTGTGATCGTTGTACTTGTACCTACATCAACCAAGGTTCCGCCACCACTTGTGCCGTGTGTGCTGGGAATATGTCTGAGCCTGAGTTCTGAACCTGTTTGTGTTTCAACTCGATGCTTTTCTTACTGTGCCATGCTCTTTGTTTATTTATCAGTATCAATTCTTTAGGTTTTTGGCACATCTGTCGCTAAACTAATTATCACTTATTAGTTACTTGCTGTATGTCGATTGCAAACACAGTAAATATAAGTATTGGCATCACTGTGGTATGACATGTTTTCCCCTTTTGTTCTTGGTTGAATGTTATATTATCAACTCACAAGGTTTCATCAGTTTAAGAGTGTTGTTATCTCCACTCACATTTATTATTTACCGTCTACATTATTATagttaaaatataattaaaatataaacgacaaatcaaaaaacaaaatagaacATGTGAGTGGCATAATAGCTCTCCGAAAACACCATACAAGAGTATTGGacgaaaaaataagaaaataagttaatccaatatatatagttgataagaacgtacgaaaataGAATTGAGGCCAACAAGggaagatatatatatacatatattaatgGAAAATCAATAATACATGAATATTTTTCTGACCATCAACCTTATACTTTCATCATGGTTGAATTACAATATCTGTGTCTTCCATTTCTGGCTGAAGTACAATTCTTTTTTCTGTTGCAGAAGTATAATATTTCGATCTAAGTATTGCTACGTATCGGTATATATTGATCAGTACATGCTACAAAAATAATGGggttataaattaattaataaatcaatGCAGTAGTTTGTGGACATCATCATCAGTTAGCTGTATGATCTATCTTCCATGTACACTGGTTGCAGCGGGGCTTGCAGTGGCAGAGAGTCTGGAAAGAAGGAAGATACCAGCAGAGGAAAGAAGCACAGATCCAGCAAAGCAAGCAAGATCGAGCGGCGTAACTAGAGGTATGCTCTTGAACTTTTCCAGCAGTCCCACTTGCAGTATCATTACCACTGCATGCCCTATTTTTGATTTCGCTTGCGAAACTGATTGCATGTTAACCCATGCTGGAGGTGCCTGAAATGTTTATAAATTACGTGAATTAGAAATGATGTCTATGTTGGTACAAATATTAGAAGATATTTACATCATGTAAAAAGTGACTGAAAGGTACCTTCATGTAGAAGAGACCAAACAAGTTTGAGTCGGAAAACCGCGGTCCTCTTTCTTTCGCGGCCTTTGACCCGACGAACATGGCATACAACCCAACTGCGAAAATAAGCATGGCGGTTCCTACCAGGAACATATCTGTAAATTACAAGAATTAATCATAGTCAAATATAATTAGGCATaattaggatgaatatcacatgTAGATGTGGGTGCTTTACTTACCAATGGCTTCAATAAGAAGATGCACCATATGGCCTTGATCCGTCTTGTGTGACAAGGCATGGAAATACTGGAAATATGACTCTAGAACAATAAAGCAACCCTGCATTCATATAAACGTTGAACATAAGCACGTGTTGATTATGCTAAACTAGTTTTGATGTTCGATTCCCTTCAATGTAATcaaataaaaagggaaaatggaaATTTCACCTCTACAAAGCACAGTACTGAACCGAGTAAAGATCCCGCaactgcaagtaatgtaaagaATCGACAGTCTATTATCCCCTGCACAAATGAAGTATGTATAACTAACTCATTCAAAATTTTTACCCTAGATCACCACATAAAATTAAACAACTTTTGACAAATGAAAACATGCATGTAACGGACGTATTTACCCTTTCAATGAACATCTGGACTTGCTGTCTCAAAGACTTTGGTCTGAGAGCCGTTCTCAGTAGAATGGGCAAAGCACGGTTGGCCCTTCCGACCAGGGAAGCCAATTCTACGAGTAATCCTCCCCGATTCTCGACTTGTGGTTCTGCCAACGTGGTTGCCGACGCCTTCACAGCTACTGCATGCATTTGCTTCCTCTCGTGACTATCATTATCGTTCCTAGTAAGTCCCTTCTCTCCGTTTATTCTTCTGCCCTTGCTCAAACACTTCAGGGCCGTTGATGgcggagaagatgaagaagaagaggaggaatgAAAAGTCATTGGCTTAAACGTGCGCATTAATCTAGTGGCTGCCATTGCTCCCTTTGATAACACCACTGAAACTTTCTGGTTGGTTTTGGTGGGGTTTATATATAAGTTTGTAGCTAGTGTGGTTCGTGGTGTGAAGGAAAACAGAAGATTCGTGGCATCTTAGCTGGTCTTTGTCTTTGCATGGAGTAACCATTTCGCTTTTTGCCTATTACTTGGCCAGGTtggttttgaactttgaatTCTTCCCCAACAATTTGGACGTACCAAAACCAGTCAAAGACTATAATGTAATGGCTCACCGTCGGCAAGTGCTCTGCGTGTGGGCACCACTCCGATTCGAGGGGACCGGACACGTGTGGACCATGTTTCGTGGGATAATTTTCTCGCTGGGAATTTAGGAACGAGGATATTTTCTCCCTCGACGGCTTGTGGAACTTGGAAATTTGGAATTAGAAGGCACGATGCAAGTCGGATGGAAATTTTCTCGTGTTTCATATTCCATTTGCTTGTGTTGTGGGTTTCGACTTGTGCTTTTGGGCTTTCGGCTTTCGGCTTTTGGTGGATGGAACAGTAGGCGGACCATGCGCGCAAAAAGACGAAGCAAAAGCAACGGAAAGAAAGAGGTTACGTGGAAAGTCTCAGCGCCACATGAAACAGACAGCCAGAAAATTACCCGTCTGCGGCTCTGCCTTCAGAACATTCTGAAAATTACCGGCGGTAAATCTTTTATAACGTTACCTGGAGCTTAAGGCCCGAGCACAAGTAAAAGTTGCGAATACGACTCTCACCTCAATGCATTCCATGACATGCCGCCCAGTGCCATACGGAACATAAGAAAATCACAACAGATGCATTTGCAGTTGTGGAAACACAAAAAGGAACCAGAAATAAGGCGGAGACGCCGGAGAGGGGAACAGCGCAGACAAGCAAGCAAACCATGCATAGCCCGAAAGAAGCATGCCAGTTGCCTATAAGCCAAGACTTACATCATTTGGACTAAAACTACACAATAAACACTATTCACTGTTGTAACAACAAAAGCAGGAAATCAAATACGAGATAAACCAGAGTCACCAAAGTTAACGTCCAAAATTACTCAAATCCAATCATAGGAGAATCTCTAAAAATTTATTAATGTAAGCTTTAATTGAAGTACAAAACTTTGTTTCAGAACTTGGTAAACGTTACCGTTGCTCAATAGCCTTTATTCCCCCGAATCCTAGCCCTCATGTCAACCCGCCCTCTTTTGCAATTGAAATACTTTTCCATCAGACCAATACATTCGCTTGATATTAATGGACTCTTTTCCCCAGCGCACTCCCTATAAGACCGCTTCTCAACCTTAATGCAGTCACACTCACTTAGACACTTGACCAATTCCGTTGCTTGAACCTGCAATCGACTTAGATTGAACCTCATCTtctttcaacaacaacaacaacaaagccttttcccactaagtggggtcggctatatgaatcctagaacgccattgcgctcggttttttgtcatgtcctccgttagatccaagtactctaagccttttcttagagtctcttccaaagttttcctaggtcttcctctaccccttcggccctgaacctctgtcccgtagtcacatcttcgaaccggagcgtcagtcggccttctttgcacatgtccaaatcaccggaaccgaatttctctcatctttccttcaatttcggctactcctactttacctcggatatcctcattctcaatcttatcctttctcgtgtgcccacacatcccacgaagcatcctcatctctgctacacccattttgtgtacgtgttgatgtttcaccgcccaacattcccttgagcttcagtggcctacgacggtcacacaacatgctggatgcactcttacacttcatccatccagctcgtattctatggttgagatctccatctaattctccgttctcttgtaagatagatcctaggtagcgaaaacggtcgctttttgtgatcttcgctaaattgctccggtcattagtgtggataagtatataaatggatagagataggaaagcaaacacaagatgtacgtggttcacccagattggctacgtccacggaatagaagagttctcattaattgtgaagggtttacacaagtacataggttcaagctctcctttagtgagtacaagtgaatgatttagtacaaatgacattagagtacaaatgacattaggaaatattgtgggagaatgatctcgtaatcacgaaacttctaagtatcggagtgtggtatcatcttgacttgccttatctgtctcataggtagatgtggcagcttctctggaagtactcttcctccatccaggggtggtatctttaactggtggagatgcacaaggtaatgtatcaatttcacttgaagcttacttgtagtttcaggcttggtcaagcgcgatacaaaccatgtagtaggagtcccccaagtcgccgagctaggggatttgctgaaagaggtgacagacaaggtaagcaatcagagctccggctgattgttcaccttctccccatcttgcagcaccatgaaggataaagagaagaaaaatgagaagagatgatatgggatacttttgcttttgaagaagtaactttccacaggcttattcttgaactgagctggagggttttctggtttcctccagagtataaggccgactgaagaatttgagggtcaaaacaagttcatcaaatctagagtacgttcgaccctgctgatatgggatacttttgcttttgacagagtaatggatggatcggcacgtgtgctgttacgcttgtctccacatgcttccttgtatccttcgcacttgccctatctgttcctcaagcagatgcggtatcttccctggcaacataagatgttgaagatgagtactcgagagcaatgccaggtaagtaatcaggtaaggggttccaggctgtcagttcctggctgggagcttgatttcaagtgctgactgattgctctctttctccttgtcttgcaggtaaaaacaaggccaaaggaaaagacagggaaaaagcatgatatgggatactcttgcttttaaccctgatgatatgagatattcttgctctagtatagcttgtttgcagaggtattatcggggggaaagaaagctgaatatttcgaaaggcttcgttgggagtgccctctcagatatgaggaagggttgagcatttttgcaggtctgcctgtccgttggggatggaggtcgacatatataggagtctccctaacaacaagtagtaatgctattcctttaccctgcttggtcatagcacggtagtgggagctgccagcttcacatgttttaactctgtcagagcactttgaaaaagtggtatgtggtatctggctctcgagattcggagaacgatgcttcttcgatttttgagaaagcaatcctggtgggggtctggctctcgagattcggggagcagtgtctcttcgatttttgagaaagtaatcatgttgggagtctggctctcgagattcggaaggcgcctcttcgattttggagtaagcaatcttgttggaagtgttttctcggatgtgagtaaaggttgggcatgtttgctagtctaccttgccacgaagcacggaggttgacacacagggactttccaattatccagcagtggtactgttcctttacccttgtgggtaataatatggtagctagaccttcaaaatttatgtgtctaaactttgttagtgctgtttctttgctattcttttacctttcttggtcagagcgatgtagtgggagctgcaagcttcacgtgctcaactttggcagagactttgacaaagttatctgtggtacccatgagctattgttgcgtgtgggaagtgggtgattgaacagtaagattcatgtgctttctacttcaccagaagtcttcgacagaatgcccataatttccgcaaagctgagtgtgcgtgtgacaggtgctgacaaggctagaaaagaaggtgcctcttcgatttctgagatcggccctcgtggtctctgagcaacccagcttttgagaaagcgagcgcctcttcgattgattcggagaacgatgcctcttcgatttttgagaaagcaatcatgctgggggtctggctctcgagattcggggagcagtgtctcttcgatttttgagaaagtaatcatgttgggagtctggctctcaagattcggagggcggtgcctcttcgattttggaacAAGAaacttgttgggagtgttttctcgaatgtgagtaaaggttgggcatgtttgctagtctaccttgccacgaagcacagaggttgacacacagggactttccaattatccagcaatggtactgttcctttaccctctcttcgatttttgagaaagtagtcatgttgggagtctggctctcgagattcggaggacggtgcctcttcaattttggagcaagcaatcttattgggagtgttttctcgaacgtgagtaaaggttgggcatgtttgctagtctaccttgccacgaggcacagaggttgacacacagggactttccaattatccaacagtggtactgttcctttacccttgtgggtaataatatggtagctagaccttcaaaatttatgggtttaaactttgttagtgctgtttctttgctattcttttacccttcttggtcagagcgatgtagtgggagctgcaagcttcacgtgctcaactttggcagagaactttggcaaagttatctgtggtacccatgagctattgctgcgtgtggaaagtgggtgattggacagtaagattcatgtgttttctacttccccagaagtcttcgacagaatacccataatttccgcaaagctgagtgtgcgtgtgacaggtgctgacaaggctggaaaagtaggtgcctcttcgatttctgagatcggccctcgtggtctctgaggagccaagcttttgaggaagcgagcgcctcttcgatttctgagatcggctttcgtggtctttgagcagcccaacttttgagaaagcaaacacctcttcaatTTATGAGATCAatcctcgtggtctctaagcagcccagtttttgagaaagcaaacgcctcttcgatttctgagcaggcgcctcttcgatgtctgaagctccgtcgagtgcagctttttataggggctggcattaagttccaaagcacacttgaatctccaccagtagaagctccattcttgcacttctaagatcttgatttgtccgacctcttctctcttcaatacctttgaaaatgtctggcccctccgaccgtcgttttgacttgaaccttgttgaagaggcagccccgccttctccagacaacatatggcgcccatccttcgtctcccctactggtcctcttaccattggggattccgtgatgaagaatgatatgaccgctgcggtggtggccaggaaccttctcactcccaaagataacagactactttccaaacggtctgatgagttagctgttaaggattcactggctctcagtgttcagtgtgcaggttccgtgtctaatatggcccaacgcctatttgctcgaacccgccaagttgaatcattggcggccgaagtgatgagtctcaaacaggagattagagggctcaagcatgagaataaacagttgcaccggctcgcacatgactatgctacaaacatgaagaggaagcttgaccagatgaaggaaactgatggtcaggttttacttgatcatcagagatttgtgggtttgttccaaaggcatttattgccttcgtcttctggggctgtaccgcgcaatgaagctccaaatgatcaacctctgatgcctcctccttctagggttctgtccagtactgaggctccgaatgatccccctccgatgccttctctttctggggctctaccgactgctgagacttctcctaagcaacctttgtgaaggctccatcttgtttgtttattttgactcatgtatatgtacatatttgtagcttatcggggatatcaataaataagtttttcttcatttcaacgtattgtgttaaatacaccaaagtcttcttcgctaagttctttgaattttcttttgttgaagcttgtatgttgaagctttctgagtggagcatgtaggttggggtagtgttcccttaatttttcgagtgaggaaaacttctcggttggagacttggaaaatccaagtcactgagtgggatcggctatatgaatcttagaacgccattgtgctcggtcctgtgtcatgtccttcattagatccaagtactctaagtcttttcttagagtctcttccaaagttttcctaggtcttcctctaccccatcggccctgaacctctgtcccatagtcgcatcttctaatcggagcgtcagtaggccttctttgcacatgtccaaaccaccgtaaccgattttctctcatctttccttcaatttcggctactcctactttaccccggatatcctcattcttaatcttatcctttctcgtgtgcccacacatccaacgaagcatcctcatctccgctacacccattttgtgtacgtgttgatgcttcaccgcccaacattctgtgccatacagcatcgccggccttattgccgtcctataaaattttcccttgagcttcagtggcatacggcgatcacacaacacgccagatgcactcttccacttcatccatccagcttgtattctatggttgagatctccatctaattctccgttcttttgcaagatagatcctaggtaacgaaaacggtcgctctttggtatttcttgatctccgatcctcacccctaactcgttttggcctccatctgcactgaacttgcactccatatattctgtctttgatcggcttaggcgaagacctttagattccaacacttctctccaaaggttaagctttgcatttaccccttcctgagtttcatctatcaacactatatcgtctgcgaaaagcatacaccaaggaatatcatcttgaatatgtcctgttaactcatccattaccaacgcaaaaaggtaaggacttaaggatgagccttgatgtaatcctacagttatgggaaagctttcggtttgtccttcatgagttcttacggcagtctttgctccttcatacatatcctttatagcttggatatatactactcgtactcctttcttctctaagatcctccaaagaatgtctcttgggaccctatcatacgctttttccaaatctataaagaccatgtgtaaatcctttttcccatctctatatctttccatcaatcttcgtaagagatagattgcctccatggttgagcgccctggcatgaacccgaattggttgtccgaaacccgtgtctcttgcctcaatctatgctcaatgactctctcccagagcttcattgtatgactcattaacttaatacccctatagttcatgcaattttgtacgtcgcccttattcttgtagataggcaccaaagtgctcgttcgccactcatttggcatcttcttcgttttcaaaatcctattgaaaaggtcagtgagccatgttatacctgtctctcccaaaactttccacacttcgattggtatatcgtctgggcctattgcttttctatgcttcatcttcttcaaagctacaaccacttcttccttccggattcgacgataaaaagagtagtttctacactcttctgagttactcaactcccctaaagaagcactcctttcatgtccttcattgaaaagattatgaaaataacctctccatctgtctttaaccgcgttctctgtagcaagaacctttccatcctcatccttgatgcacctcacttggtttaggtcccttgtcttcttttcccttgctctagctagtttatagatatccaactctccttctttggtatctagtcgtttatacatatcgtcgtaagccgctaacttagcttctctgaccgctttcttcgcctcttgcttcgcttttctatacctttcaccattttcatcggtcctctccttgtataaggctttacaacattccttcttagccttcacctttgtttgtacctcctcattccaccaccaagattccttttggtgtggggcaaagcccttggactctcctaatacctcttttgctacttttcgga
This window contains:
- the LOC139192345 gene encoding probable E3 ubiquitin-protein ligase ARI8 — translated: MDYSDQSVYDDEDTGFVEEDEDDDNEAANEFGNVQEDNIDTDDQPKQNNSLLKEDDVWQQPSILLPQFNWSISRLNDEWFANEDETREKVGLLRKPVVQFNAADLITCKICFDEFSYGCGSVLSAVCGHPYCRECWTRYVSTAINDGPPCLLTRCPEPSCKAAVGPDLIGVVTAKEDHERYKHFLLRSYIEGHRKIKWCPAPNCQYAVQFNADGSGNYDVSCLCSNSFCWNCTVEIHRPVDCATAGKWTAKNKDERLELKFIIEAWQQIIEARQILRWSYAYGYYIPEDELLKLKLFEHLLGHAVFSLERLTNATANYFDKLVRALESGLSEINPNYGNYWACDRCTCTYINQGSATTCAVCAGNMSEPEF
- the LOC103440452 gene encoding uncharacterized protein — encoded protein: MAATRLMRTFKPMTFHSSSSSSSSPPSTALKCLSKGRRINGEKGLTRNDNDSHERKQMHAVAVKASATTLAEPQVENRGGLLVELASLVGRANRALPILLRTALRPKSLRQQVQMFIERGIIDCRFFTLLAVAGSLLGSVLCFVEGCFIVLESYFQYFHALSHKTDQGHMVHLLIEAIDMFLVGTAMLIFAVGLYAMFVGSKAAKERGPRFSDSNLFGLFYMKAPPAWVNMQSVSQAKSKIGHAVVMILQVGLLEKFKSIPLVTPLDLACFAGSVLLSSAGIFLLSRLSATASPAATSVHGR